The Amycolatopsis sp. QT-25 genomic sequence TGGAGAAGCTGCCCGAACACGTCCACGTCCTGGTGAACAACGCGGGCGGAAACACCGACTTCGACCGGAACGCCCCTACCGGCCTCGCCGCGGTCGCCTCGGCCTGGCGGGCGAACCTGGACGCGAACCTGCTGTCCGCGGTACTCGTCACCACCGCCCTGCGGGACCGGCTGCGGCCCGGCGGCACGGTCGTGCACATCGGATCGATCGCCGCGGACAAGGGCGCCGGTGCCTACGGCGCGGCGAAGGCCGGCCTCGCGTCGTGGACCGTGGACCTGGCGCAACAGCTCGGGCCGGACGACGTCACCGTCAACACCGTCGCGCCCGGCTACGTCATGGACACCGAGTTCTTCCGGGACCGGCTCACCGACGAGCGCCGGGCGGCCCTGATCAAGGCCGCCGCCACCCGGCGGCCGAGCACGCCCGACGAC encodes the following:
- a CDS encoding SDR family oxidoreductase, producing MRTAVVTGAGTGIGRAVAVALHAAGLHVIVTGRRLDPLEELVADLGGRAVAVPFDASDPAAVEAALEKLPEHVHVLVNNAGGNTDFDRNAPTGLAAVASAWRANLDANLLSAVLVTTALRDRLRPGGTVVHIGSIAADKGAGAYGAAKAGLASWTVDLAQQLGPDDVTVNTVAPGYVMDTEFFRDRLTDERRAALIKAAATRRPSTPDDIAATVAFLASPGARQITGQCVAVNGGERTTR